Proteins encoded in a region of the Stieleria neptunia genome:
- a CDS encoding peptidylprolyl isomerase: MMPSNQPLSPPPSAAPRATRRQSALRLLAVALSICVSSPSIGTLHGQVPAPPADLAPLPDDPATIMAVVGQSPILWGDIQPKVDGRIQQVLKEQNLKLPPEQLAPARMNLARGALTQAIQTKMMSESFLLEQVGTQAASKRREVSEMMTSRARQMFFENELEGLKEKHGTEDLTELDAKLRETGTSLRARQREFTDMMLGHMYMRSKIEKDPPVTIAEINTAYQHAIDTYRHPAKARWEQLSVLFANHSSREETRALIVEMGREVYYNEGWKELARKRSEEPFAADGGQHDWTSKGSLASKPIEEQVFSIPLDKMSEIIEDEQGLHIIKVLERKEAGVTPLADVQDEIREQIKKEKIAASQTAMMQEMRKKVPVWSIYPDDVPGAKPLRPTSIATGPAADSDYR, encoded by the coding sequence ATGATGCCTTCGAACCAACCCCTTTCGCCACCACCATCGGCGGCCCCACGAGCGACTCGGCGACAGTCTGCGCTGCGACTGTTGGCGGTCGCCCTGTCGATCTGTGTTTCCAGCCCGTCGATCGGCACGCTGCACGGTCAAGTCCCTGCGCCGCCGGCGGATCTCGCGCCGCTGCCCGATGACCCCGCCACCATCATGGCGGTCGTCGGCCAATCCCCGATCCTGTGGGGCGACATCCAGCCGAAGGTTGACGGCCGAATCCAGCAAGTGCTCAAGGAACAAAACCTGAAATTGCCCCCGGAGCAGCTCGCCCCGGCGAGGATGAACCTAGCCCGCGGCGCGCTGACCCAAGCGATCCAAACCAAAATGATGAGCGAGTCGTTCTTGCTGGAACAAGTTGGCACCCAGGCCGCGTCCAAACGCCGCGAAGTCAGCGAGATGATGACCAGCCGGGCACGCCAGATGTTCTTTGAAAACGAGCTGGAAGGGCTGAAGGAAAAGCATGGGACCGAAGACCTGACGGAACTGGACGCGAAGCTCCGCGAGACCGGAACGTCCTTGCGGGCACGTCAGCGTGAATTCACCGACATGATGCTCGGCCACATGTACATGCGGAGCAAAATCGAAAAAGATCCGCCGGTCACGATCGCCGAAATCAACACGGCCTACCAACATGCGATCGATACCTATCGACACCCAGCCAAGGCCCGCTGGGAACAACTTTCGGTGTTGTTCGCCAACCATTCTTCACGCGAGGAGACGCGGGCATTGATCGTCGAAATGGGACGTGAGGTGTACTACAACGAAGGCTGGAAAGAGCTGGCCAGAAAAAGGAGTGAAGAGCCGTTTGCGGCCGATGGCGGCCAACACGATTGGACCTCCAAGGGTTCGCTGGCGTCCAAGCCGATTGAGGAACAAGTCTTTTCGATCCCCTTGGACAAGATGAGTGAAATCATTGAAGACGAGCAGGGGTTGCACATTATTAAGGTGCTGGAGAGGAAGGAAGCAGGCGTCACACCGCTGGCCGACGTGCAGGACGAGATTCGCGAGCAGATCAAAAAGGAAAAGATCGCGGCGTCCCAAACCGCGATGATGCAAGAGATGCGCAAGAAGGTGCCCGTCTGGTCGATCTATCCCGACGACGTGCCCGGCGCGAAACCCTTGCGACCGACCAGCATCGCAACCGGGCCGGCAGCCGATTCGGATTACCGGTGA